GCGCAGCAGCAGCACGTAGCCCGCACCGGAGACGGCGGCGAGCACCAGCAGGACCCGGCTTATCCGATCGCCCGGCCCCGCACCGGCACCACCGGATCCGGCCCCGGTGGTGACCGGCCGCGCGACGGCGTCCTCCCCCAGTGGTTCGGGAACCCGCACCCGGAGCTCCGTTCCCTCGGAATGACCGCAGCCGTCGAAGCGGAGGCGGGCGCGGCTCCCGTCGAGCGAGAGCTCCACCAGGTCCCGCGCGCCGCGCTCGGCGCAGGGGACCGAGTGGACCACCGTGGCGGTGGTCCGACGGGTCTGAACGGTGGTGCTACCGCCGAACACGTCGGTCAGCGGCCACCACGCGACCACCACCGCACCGACCCCGACCGATAACAGCACCACCAGGATCGGTAACACCGATGCGGAACCACGCCCTCGCGCCACGGGGCGATCCTCGCAGAGGACCGGGGCGTCCGCCCCGCGACCAGGTTCGGGGATCGAGCGCCCGCGGTGACGAGCACCTCCCGGCGGTCCCGTTCCGACAACACGGCACCGCGCGGTGACGATCGAGGTTAGGCTTTGTACGACGGACAGCGCACTCGAACGACGCCACCGGATCAGCCCACCGAGGACAGTTGCCGCAGCGGACCGAACACACGCTTCCATGACTTCACCACAGCACCCACGACGGTCGTTGCCACCGGAAACGGCCGCGAATCGGCCCGCGTCCACGCCAGGCCCTCCCGAGCGGCATCCCGTTCCTCGTCAGGAGGGGAGCGCTCCACGGGCACCCCTGCGGGAAGCACCACCACAGCGCGGTGACGGGAGAGGGGCGAGTTTCCCCGGTGGACAACCACCACCCACGCGTCGTGCCGGTGCGGACCCGGTCGCGATCGCCGTAATGGTCCTCAGTGGAGTGACGCTGCTGTTCGTGGCGACGGTGGGCCTGTTCTCGGCCACTTCCGTCACCGGCGCCGCGCAGTACCGGCACGGCGAGTACGTCACCGAGGAATCCGCGAGCCCCTCGGCCGAACCCTTCCACCGCGGCGACGGCGAGGCGGCCCCCTGGGAGCGTCCGTCACCCGAGCGCACGCCGGAGGAGCCCACCTCGGAGCGCGAACGGCCGACCGGCACCGCCGTGAAGGTCCCCGGTGACACCGATCCTCGCCCGGTCGCCTCGCTCGGCGAGCACCCCTTCAACATCCCGGGCAACGGCGCGGTCGAGACCGACTGCGAGCTTCCCACCTTCGACACCGACACGGCCGCGCAGCGCGCCTTCCTGAACGCGCTGGCACCGTGCCTGACGGAGATGTGGACCCCGGCGCTGCGCGAGGCGAACCTGCCCGTCGAGACGCCGGACGTGGTGGTGACCGCCACGGACGTGCACACCCCCTGCGGCGACCGGGAGTGGGAGCAGACCGCCATGTACTGCGGCAGCGACCACACGATCTACTGGACCGCCAGGTACTACTCCCGAGTGGAGGGACGGGATTCGGCGG
The nucleotide sequence above comes from Actinopolyspora erythraea. Encoded proteins:
- a CDS encoding neutral zinc metallopeptidase, whose protein sequence is MVLSGVTLLFVATVGLFSATSVTGAAQYRHGEYVTEESASPSAEPFHRGDGEAAPWERPSPERTPEEPTSERERPTGTAVKVPGDTDPRPVASLGEHPFNIPGNGAVETDCELPTFDTDTAAQRAFLNALAPCLTEMWTPALREANLPVETPDVVVTATDVHTPCGDREWEQTAMYCGSDHTIYWTARYYSRVEGRDSAGPYLGQFAHEFGHALQGMTGIIKAYGRAVQEAGGAETPEGLELSRRNELQATCYGGQALAALRNGGVDDERVLSALRDAGNRGDEASDTRDHGTTANNRAWVRQGFRTNRITRCNTWLAEDSRVS